In Tursiops truncatus isolate mTurTru1 chromosome 19, mTurTru1.mat.Y, whole genome shotgun sequence, a genomic segment contains:
- the TIMM50 gene encoding mitochondrial import inner membrane translocase subunit TIM50 isoform X2: MAASAAPFLRLRSGLRQGARGLCARLATPPPRAPDQLQATEIGSRAGAKAQTQGPQQQRNSEGPSYAKKVALWLAGLLGAGGTVSVIYIFGNNSVDENGAKIPDEFDNDPILVQQLRRTYKYFKDYRQMIIEPTSPCLLPDPLREPYYQPPYTLVLELTGVLLHPEWSLATGWRFKKRPGIETLFQQLAPLYEIVIFTSETGMTAFPLIDSVDPHGFISYRLFRDATRYMDGHHVKDISCLNRDPARVVVVDCKKEAFRLQPYNGVALRPWNGNSDDRVLLDLSAFLKTIALNGVEDVRTVLEHYALEEDPLEAFKQRQSRLEQEEQQRLAELSKSSKQNLFFGSLTSRLWPRSKQP; encoded by the exons ATGGCGGCCTCAGCGGCGCCGTTCCTGCGATTGCGGAGCGGGCTCCGGCAAGGCGCGCGGGGGCTGTGCGCGAGGCTCGCGACGCCGCCCCCTCGGGCCCCGGACCAG TTGCAGGCTACAGAGATTGGGAGCCGAGCAGGCGCTAAGGCCCAGACCCAGGGGCCACAGCAGCAGAGGAACTCGGAAGGTCCCAGCTATGCCAAAAAAGTTGCACTCTGGCTTGCTGGGCTGCTCGGGGCTGGTGGGACCGTGAGCGTCATCTATATTTTTG GAAACAACTCTGTGGATGAAAATGGTGCCAAG ATTCCCGATGAATTCGACAACG ATCCAATTCTGGTACAGCAGTTGCGCCGGACAtacaaatatttcaaagattATAGACAG ATGATCATCGAGCCCACCAGCCCCTGCCTTCTCCCAGACCCTCTGCGGGAGCCGTACTACCAACCACCATACACACTGGTCTTGGAGCTCACTGGTGTCCTCTTGCACCCTGAGTGGTCG CTGGCCACTGGCTGGAGGTTTAAGAAGCGTCCAGGCATCGAGACCTTATTCCAGCAGCTCGCCCCTTTGTATGAAATCGTCATCTTTACATCAGAGACTGGCATG ACTGCCTTTCCACTCATCGACAGCGTGGACCCCCACGGCTTCATCTCCTACCGCCTGTTCCGGGACGCCACGAGATACATGGATGGGCACCACGTTAAG GACATTTCGTGTCTGAATCGGGACCCAGCCCGAGTAGTAGTCGTGGACTGCAAGAAGGAAGCCTTCCGCCTACAGCCCTACAACGGTGTCGCCCTGCGGCCCTGGAATGGCAACTCCGATGACCGGGTCTTATTGGACCTATCTGCCTTCCTGAAGA CCATTGCTCTGAATGGTGTGGAGGATGTCCGAACTGTGCTGGAGCACTACGCCCTGGAGGAAGACCCACTGGAGGCTTTCAAGCAGCGGCAAAGCCGGCTGGAGCAG GAGGAGCAGCAGCGCCTGGCTGAGCTCTCCAAATCCAGCAAGCAGAACCTCTTCTTTGGCTCCCTTACCAGCCGCTTGTGGCCTCGCTCCAAACAGCCCTGA
- the TIMM50 gene encoding mitochondrial import inner membrane translocase subunit TIM50 isoform X1, which translates to MAASAAPFLRLRSGLRQGARGLCARLATPPPRAPDQAALASRARCLGAQVRPLDPTSSTARGRRGRGVICSPISVTVQLQATEIGSRAGAKAQTQGPQQQRNSEGPSYAKKVALWLAGLLGAGGTVSVIYIFGNNSVDENGAKIPDEFDNDPILVQQLRRTYKYFKDYRQMIIEPTSPCLLPDPLREPYYQPPYTLVLELTGVLLHPEWSLATGWRFKKRPGIETLFQQLAPLYEIVIFTSETGMTAFPLIDSVDPHGFISYRLFRDATRYMDGHHVKDISCLNRDPARVVVVDCKKEAFRLQPYNGVALRPWNGNSDDRVLLDLSAFLKTIALNGVEDVRTVLEHYALEEDPLEAFKQRQSRLEQEEQQRLAELSKSSKQNLFFGSLTSRLWPRSKQP; encoded by the exons ATGGCGGCCTCAGCGGCGCCGTTCCTGCGATTGCGGAGCGGGCTCCGGCAAGGCGCGCGGGGGCTGTGCGCGAGGCTCGCGACGCCGCCCCCTCGGGCCCCGGACCAG GCAGCGCTTGCGTCCCGGGCTAGATGCTTGGGGGCTCAAGTGCGTCCTCTGGACCCCACCTCCTCGACCGCACGTGGGCGCCGGGGGAGGGGAGTCATCTGTTCCCCCATCTCAGTGACTGTTCAG TTGCAGGCTACAGAGATTGGGAGCCGAGCAGGCGCTAAGGCCCAGACCCAGGGGCCACAGCAGCAGAGGAACTCGGAAGGTCCCAGCTATGCCAAAAAAGTTGCACTCTGGCTTGCTGGGCTGCTCGGGGCTGGTGGGACCGTGAGCGTCATCTATATTTTTG GAAACAACTCTGTGGATGAAAATGGTGCCAAG ATTCCCGATGAATTCGACAACG ATCCAATTCTGGTACAGCAGTTGCGCCGGACAtacaaatatttcaaagattATAGACAG ATGATCATCGAGCCCACCAGCCCCTGCCTTCTCCCAGACCCTCTGCGGGAGCCGTACTACCAACCACCATACACACTGGTCTTGGAGCTCACTGGTGTCCTCTTGCACCCTGAGTGGTCG CTGGCCACTGGCTGGAGGTTTAAGAAGCGTCCAGGCATCGAGACCTTATTCCAGCAGCTCGCCCCTTTGTATGAAATCGTCATCTTTACATCAGAGACTGGCATG ACTGCCTTTCCACTCATCGACAGCGTGGACCCCCACGGCTTCATCTCCTACCGCCTGTTCCGGGACGCCACGAGATACATGGATGGGCACCACGTTAAG GACATTTCGTGTCTGAATCGGGACCCAGCCCGAGTAGTAGTCGTGGACTGCAAGAAGGAAGCCTTCCGCCTACAGCCCTACAACGGTGTCGCCCTGCGGCCCTGGAATGGCAACTCCGATGACCGGGTCTTATTGGACCTATCTGCCTTCCTGAAGA CCATTGCTCTGAATGGTGTGGAGGATGTCCGAACTGTGCTGGAGCACTACGCCCTGGAGGAAGACCCACTGGAGGCTTTCAAGCAGCGGCAAAGCCGGCTGGAGCAG GAGGAGCAGCAGCGCCTGGCTGAGCTCTCCAAATCCAGCAAGCAGAACCTCTTCTTTGGCTCCCTTACCAGCCGCTTGTGGCCTCGCTCCAAACAGCCCTGA